A window of Castanea sativa cultivar Marrone di Chiusa Pesio chromosome 1, ASM4071231v1 contains these coding sequences:
- the LOC142622772 gene encoding germin-like protein subfamily 1 member 7, which yields MMKGVHYLVTVALLALASTLAFAYDPSPLQDFCVAINNTDSAVFVNGKFCKDPVLATPEDFFFSGLDIPGNTDNQLGTAIKRVNVDNLPGLNTLAVAVSRVDYAPYGLNPPHIHPRATEFILVLEGTLLAGFVTSDPDNRLFTKILNPGDVFVFPFALIHFQINIGKTNAVAFAFFNSQNPGAITIANAIFGSNPPIKPDILTKAFQLDKKVVDYLEKIFHA from the exons ATGATGAAAGGTGTTCATTACCTTGTGACTGTGGCCCTTTTGGCTTTGGCATCCACCCTTGCTTTTGCGTATGACCCTAGTCCTCTTCAAGATTTCTGCGTTGCAATTAACAATACCGATTCTGCTG TATTTGTGAATGGAAAGTTCTGCAAGGACCCAGTGCTTGCAACACCGGAAGATTTTTTCTTCTCTGGGCTAGATATTCCTGGAAACACTGACAATCAACTAGGAACGGCTATCAAAAGGGTGAACGTGGATAACCTTCCAGGCCTCAACACTCTAGCTGTTGCTGTGTCTCGCGTTGACTATGCACCGTATGGCTTAAATCCTCCACACATTCATCCTCGAGCCACTGAGTTTATACTAGTCTTAGAGGGTACTCTCCTTGCGGGCTTTGTGACTTCCGACCCTGACAACCGCCTCTTcaccaaaattttaaatccaGGAGATGTCTTTGTGTTCCCATTTGCTCTCATTCACTTCCAGATCAACATAGGAAAGACCAACGCTGTTGCCTTTGCTTTTTTCAATAGCCAAAATCCTGGGGCCATCACAATAGCAAACGCGATCTTTGGATCTAATCCTCCCATTAAACCTGATATTCTCACCAAGGCCTTCCAATTGGACAAGAAGGTGGTTGATTATCTTGAGAAAATATTCCATGCATAA
- the LOC142629857 gene encoding uncharacterized protein LOC142629857 translates to IPTSTLKCRCSQCRDYSDREHSDRDRDRERERDRDRDRERERERERDRDRDRERDRDHDRNRERYGDRGRERDRVRDRDRDRERDRERSYDYDRRSKYAEKESRRDYERSSRDGSRHYHSRSRSRSRSRSRSLQAGLGNDDRHSSPQRDGIKEKISVSNNLAKLKDLYGDLGNDKGDASMERIPRRDNSGEEVIRLGGSSWK, encoded by the coding sequence attcctacttctacGTTGAAATGCCGTTGTAGCCAGTGCCGTGATTATTCTGATAGAGAGCATTCAGATAGGGATCGGGATAGGGAAAGAGAAAGGGACCGAGATAGGGAtcgagaaagagaaagagaaagagaaagggacCGGGACCGGGATCGAGAAAGGGATAGGGACCATGATCGGAATCGAGAGAGATACGGGGATAGGGGCAGAGAGAGGGATAGAGTCAGGGATAGGGATAGGGACCGGGAAAGGGACAGAGAGCGGAGTTATGATTATGATCGGAGGTCCAAATATGCAGAGAAAGAAAGCAGGAGGGACTATGAGAGGAGTAGCCGCGATGGTAGTAGGCATTATCATAGTAGGAGTAGAAGTAGGAGCAGAAGCAGAAGTCGGAGCTTGCAAGCTGGCCTTGGAAACGATGATCGGCATTCGAGTCCACAAAGAGACGGGATCAAGGAGAAGATATCTGTGTCTAATAATCTGGCAAAGCTTAAGGATCTCTATGGTGATTTAGGCAATGATAAAGGAGATGCTAGCATGGAAAGGATTCCTAGGAGGGATAATAGTGGTGAAGAAGTTATTAGACTAGGTGGTTCTTCTTGGAAATAG